AGCGGATAATCAACGAAAGGGACTATGACTCGATTCGGATTGTGCTTTAATATGTCTCTTAAAGCTGCGAACTGCAAACCACCCACCAGAAGAACTTCTTTCGGCGAGTCGTGCGCCCACATAACAGGATGAATAATCTGCTCCGCAGAAAGAGTGTCGGCGTTGGAGCATATGAGGTGGCCATTCTCGTATATGTAGGTCTCGTCACCGCGTGAAAGCGACGCAATCCTCCCATAATGTGACTCCTTGAAATTGACAATAAAGCCCGGGAAAAGCAAGCTATCAAAAAATGGAGCCAAAAATTGAGCCGCAAACGCGATAGCTATTGAGGAAAATGCTATCAAAGAATTTTTCGGGAATCCAGCCCTAAGAATTATCAACGCTGCGGGAACAGCCATTATCGCCATAAGCCAGTGAGATGGCAAGACTGTAAGGAGAAACATCGAAATAATGCCAGCAACGAATGCACCAACTCCCTCACAGGCATAAAGCAATCCCGCTTTTGCACCCTTCGATATAGCCGCGAAAGCTCTTCCACCAAAAAACGCCACAAAAGAACACATAGCACCCGCCGCGACAACCCTTAAAACTGGAACTATAACGCCAAGCTCAGGTCTTAAAAACAATGCAGTGATTTTCACGAATAAGGGTATCAAGACAGACAAAAGCACAAGAATCGCCAGAGCTCCCGATGGGCTACCGCTTCTAAATGTTAGGCTTCCGATGGCACCCCAGAAAAGCCAGAAGAAAAGAAGCATCGTGAACAATATCTCAGAAAAACCGTAAACAGCAAAAAGCTCGCGCAGAAGTATGGTTTGCGAAAGTATTGAAAAAACGCCGAGAAGAAAGGCGAGAAGAACTCTTTCGTTAATTTTCATGGTCACCTACTGTTCGTTCAATGCGTATGTAAAAAAGTGATGCCTTTGGGAGCGAGTTCGAAAGAACTATTCTCAAGTTTATTCCGCGCGATTCTCTTTTTCCCTGAGCCGCTCTTTTATCCAGTCTCTCAGCTCGTTTATGAACTCGATGTCCTCGTCAGTAAGTTTTGAAAGCCTTATTAGGTCGGGTCTTCGCTCCATAGTAAGCTTTATACCCTCTCTTCTCCGCCAGCGCCGTATAGCCTCGTGATTTCCCGAAAGCAACACATCGGGCACCTTTTTCCCCATGAACTCCTGCGGCCTCGTGTAATCGGGTGCAGAAAGTATTCGGCTCACATCCGAGAAAGAATCAGTAGCCGCTGAATCCTTGTCGCCCAAAAACCCAGGGATAAGCCTTATCGCCGCATCAATCATAACCATGGTTGGCAATTCGCCCCCCTGAAGGATATAATCCCCGATAGAAAGTTCGGTGGCGTCCATAAGCTCGGATATGCGTTGGTCGAAGCCTTTGTATCGCGCTGCAAAGAATATAAGCGTTTCTGCCCTCGACATTTTCTCAGCCCAGCTCTGGTCGAAAAGCGCACCTCGAGCGGAAGGTATTATTCGCATGGCTTTCTCCCGCTCCTCCTGAGGGATTGAAAGGAATGCCTTTATGACCGGTTCTGGTTTTATCACCATTCCTGCTCCGCCGCCGTATGGTAGGTCGTCAACTGTGCGATGAGGGTCATTGGTGAAATCGCGATAGTTTATGAAATGAAACTCCAAAAGCCCGTTTTCGCAGGCTTTAGCAACAAGCCCACTTTTTATGTAACATTCGAAAAGCTCAGGGAATAAGGTTAATATGTATATTTTCATATTAATTCAGGATGAAATTAATTTTTCACCC
The bacterium genome window above contains:
- the trmD gene encoding tRNA (guanosine(37)-N1)-methyltransferase TrmD, whose translation is MKIYILTLFPELFECYIKSGLVAKACENGLLEFHFINYRDFTNDPHRTVDDLPYGGGAGMVIKPEPVIKAFLSIPQEEREKAMRIIPSARGALFDQSWAEKMSRAETLIFFAARYKGFDQRISELMDATELSIGDYILQGGELPTMVMIDAAIRLIPGFLGDKDSAATDSFSDVSRILSAPDYTRPQEFMGKKVPDVLLSGNHEAIRRWRRREGIKLTMERRPDLIRLSKLTDEDIEFINELRDWIKERLREKENRAE